CGCACTTTAAAATAACCAATCAGTGGTCTGAAATGAGACATGAGAAATCAAAAATCAGAATGTTGGAACTTATCAAGTTGTTAACGTTTTAACCCGTTCAACTTGTTAACTTTACGGGGTAATGAATTTTGAATTTCAATACGTTTATTTTATCTGGCTGAGCGCGGCGGTGCTGTTGTTCCTGCTGTTGTTTTCAGCAGTAAAGCGATGGAAAAAGAGAACCATCCGCAAAATAGGGGAACCGGCCCTCGTAAAATCAATGATCAGGGGATACAGCCCTTTCCGGTTTAACCTTAAATTTATCCTGCTATGCCTGGCTTTTCTGATGGGCGTACTTTGTACCATGAGTTTGCGCAAACCAGGGGGAGACGATGGCATCAGGCGCGAAGGCATTGATGTGGTTTTTGCACTGGATCTCAGCAAAAGCATGCTGGCCCAGGATGTAAAGCCCAGCAGACTGCTATTGGCCAAACAGTTTATCAGCAAGATGATGGATGCCATGCCCAATAACCGGATCGGGTTGGTATGGTTTGCCGGTAAGGCTTATATCCAGATGCCCATCAGTGCCGACCACAGCGCTGCCCAGATCTATGTAAATGATGCCTCTCCGGACGTGGTTCCGGTAAAAGGCACAGTTATTGGTGATGCACTGGAAGAAAGCTTGAAAACTTTTGGAGAACGCGAAGCCAAGTTTAAGGCGGTGATCCTGATATCTGATGGAGAAGATCATGATGAAAAAGCCCTGGAGCTTTCAAAGGAAATGCAGAAACGCGGGCTGATGGTGAATACCGTAGGCATCGGATCTCCTGAAGGCACCTATATACCGGATGATTCAACCGGCGGCAATAAGCTGGATCCGCAGACCGGCCAGCCGATCGTTTCAAAACTCAACCAGAAAGAACTGCAGCAGATTGCAGCCAATACCAATGGAGTTTATGTGCACCTGACCGATATTGACGCTGCTATCAAATCGATTAATGCGCAGCTGGCCCAGATCGACAAAAAGGTAACCGGAGATACCAACCTGATGAGTTTCTCCTATTATTTCTGGGTATTTGCTGCGGCCATGCTCTTACTGTTGGTGGCAGAACAGTTGCTGCCGGAAGGCAAAAAAACAAAAGAATGAAAGCGCGTTTCTTATACCTGCTGAACCTGATGGTCCTTCCCCTGCTGGCCCAGAACGGCAATAACTTTATAAAACAAGGGAACGAATATTACAAGGCTGGAAAAATGGAGGAAGCTGTAAAAGCTTATGATAAGGCAATGGATGGTTCCCAAAAATACATTGCTTTGATGAACAAAGGCAATGCCTTATACCGGTTGAAAAAACAGGAGGAGGCGATTAAGATCTATGAACAGGTGGCTACATCGCGGCAAACCAGTGAGGAACTGCGCTCGGGCGCTTATTATAATACCGGGGTCGTATACTCCAACCAGAACAAGCTGGAAGAAAGCATTGAAGCTTATAAGAATGCCCTGCGCTTCAACAGTAAGGATACAAAAGCGCGTGAAAACCTTCAGAAAGCATTACTGGAAAGGAAAAAGCAAAGTGGCGGCGGCGGCGGCCAGGACAAAAAAGAAGATGAAAACCGGAAACCCGACAAATCCCGGCTCAATCAGCACCAGGCTCAAAACCAGCTTAATAAGTTGGAAAACAAGGAAAAAAATACCCAGCAACGGATTTCTGAGGACAAATCACAATATGGAACCAGTAACGAGAAAGACTGGTAATAGCCAGGAATTTAAAATAACAAACGAAAAATATTAAATGCAGAAGTGGGAGTATCCTTACTGCTCCGTAACCTATACTTCGTCGGCAGCTGCAGGATCCCGGAGTGCCGCTTTACACATCAGACGCCAAACGAGATCAGCCTGAAATATTAAACCTGAAGCGTTCCCTGCGGGATGCCAGAATAACAAATGAAGAATAATAAATATCGAAGTGGGTGGCGGATACCGCTCCGTAACTTTTTCGACAAACTGTTATTCCTCCTGCACTTTTAAATTGAAATTCCACATTTTACATTCCCCGGCCTACCGTACAACCAGTGGTTTTGTAAACTTCTCTGCTTCTCGTCTCATCATTTTTTCAAACCCCTGTTGGGTTGCAAAGGCCTTATCCGTTAACTCCCAGCCTACATAGTAGCGGTACACTACAGGCCGGCCGGCTGATATCTTCATATCCAGTGTAAATACATTGGTAACATCGGTATTGGCCGTTGTAATATGGCCCCATGTTTTCACATTTGAAGCGGCTGTTAAAATGCCCAGACCCAGCTGGTCTTTATTTTCGCTTTGCTGATCGTAGGTATACAGGCCTGCAATGCCCGAACGGTTTATTCTATAATCTTGTTTGCTGTAAAAATCGATGGTACCGGTCACCAGCGATGCGTTTGCCGGCAGGTTGCTGAAGGTGACCTTATTTTCGAAAAAATATTGGCCGCCCCAGATGCTGATCTGCTCTGTAACATTGATAGGCGTTGCATCCGGCAGGTAGTTCCAGTTTTTATACTGTATTTCAAATACTGCGCGCAACGGCCCGGAGCTCAGCTGCCGGTACACCGTCTGTTGTACGTTACGGCCAAACCGGAAGAGGGAATCATTCCCTTTTACTTTTGTGCGAAGCGCCAGGGCGCCGGCCCCCAGCGATTTTCCCACTTTCAGAATGTCCATGCCCCAATCGGATAAATTATGATAGCTGTTTCCAGGGTGGGTACCCACTTCATCCAACACCATCTGCGGCACACGCTTTCCCCAGATATCATTGGCATTCCGTATATCGAAATATTTACGAAACCCCACTTTGTCATTTTCCCAGGCCGGCCCTTCGGTTAAGTAAGGAGGCAACTGCTGTTTCGAGAAATCGGTCGGAACGTTATTATACGGCATGGTATCCGCCATTACATTATTTCCAAAATTATTGTCCGGTAACCGATGCTTCTGCCGCACATAAGCACGTACCGCCGCCTTTATGGCCGCAGGCCGGTCGCTGGCAGCAATTGAAAGTACCTTTTTTTGACGGGGTGCCAGGTTCAGCAACAGCACCGCTTCGTCCCAGTTGCCATCGCCATCCAGGTCGTCAAACTGTACCAGCTGCGGAGTCTTTTTATCCGTTATCAACAGGTACTGTCCCTCCTTCAATGCCGGTAGTTTGCGTTTGATCCAGGCACGTTTTAATACCACCAGCTCGTCCTGCCGCTCTATGGCTGACGGGTTGATGACTTCAATGGTTTTTGTTTGGGCAGACACTGCCGCTCCAACAGCCACCGCTATTGTGAAAAAGAATCCTTTCATGTACGTATTATTTTATTGGGCTTTTACGGCCTGGCGCGCGATCAATACCCATTGGCTACCGGCTTTTGTCCAAACCGTCATGATCTTTAATGTGGTATGCCCGGGTTGCTTATTATCATTGGTATCTGCATCCAGCAGATGCCGTACAATGGCCGTATTGTTTACAATATAAACGGTCTGATCTTTAATATCGATCTTTGTAAAATCGCTGGCCCCTGTTTTAAAAGATTCCAGAAATTCCGCTTTATTCTGTACTTTACCGCTGGAATGGCCATAGGTCAGTTGCTCCGATGCCAATGCGCTTAATACCGGTATATCGCTATCCAGCATCGCCTTGGTGAGTTTTTTAACAGCGGCTTCTACCTGGCGAGTGCTTTTCCCCTGTGCCAACAATGTGGTACCCGAAGCAAGCGTCATTGCTAAAAAGAATGCAAAAAATCGTATACGCATAATGAACATTGTTTAACCCGCAAATATACCCGATAATTTTTCAAAACGAAACCGCTTCTATTTAAATGGTACCGGCATTATAATTGCGGTAACCCATCATCGATGATGAAACCTCCGCTTACATTCTTTATAGTATTGTTACTGTTCCTGAGCGCCTGCACGGCTTCTAAAAAAACCAGGCAGTCCGCTGCACCCAATGCGGCAGTAACCGATCCGTCTGAACCATCCCGCCCGATGCCCGATATGCCTGCGGCTCTGTCAATAGACCGGCCGCTGCCGATTGACCGGAAAGCATTTATTGCCTATGCAAAAAGCTTCCTGGGCACGCCCTACAAATATGGCTCCGCTGATCCGGATAAAGGGTTCGATTGTTCCGGCTTTCTCTACCATATCTTCCAGCATTACCGTGTAAAATCGCCCCGCAGTTCCTATAACTATGAACATGCAGGGCGGGAAATAAGCCCGCAAAAGGCATTACCTGGCGACCTTATCCTGTTCAGGGGAGAAAACAGCCGCCGGATCGGGCATATCGGGATTATTACAGCAACCGAAGCGCCGCTGAGCTTTATTCATGCAGCCGGAACCGGCAGCGGCGTGATCATCTCTACCTTCTCCGGTTATTATAAAAAACAGTTTGTAAAGATCATCCGGGTGTTGGAATAAGTGCGCATTCTTGTCAGGCTGAGTTTTCCTTTGTAAAATAAAATCATACGAACGTTCGGATGAGGCAATGACAAACAAGCTTGTGTTCATCCGGTTCCAAGGTTCGGAATTGTTTAAGGATCCATAGATCAATGCCGTTTCCTTAGCACACGGACATCCAATATATGCTCACAGATTCCTCCCATTTTTACAAAACAACCGGCAGCTGGAGCTTATGGCAGCATTCAGCATTTAGCCCTCAGCTGATGGCATAGGAAGCGGCTATAACAGCTCCCTTTATACATCTCAAGCCCCCGCATCCTGACGGAATGCAACCGCAAACAAAGAACATAAAGAATTATAAAAGTTCCAGAATCTTCGTGTTTCCTGGTGTCTTAGCGTCTCGTTGGCAAGGTTGCAGATTGTCCGCCCCTTCCGCCTTCTGCCCGTCTGCAGGAAGGGTATTTACATTGAAGCCGGGGTGCTTTCCATTAAGGTTTGGCCTAACGTATTTGCGATATAGACCCGGGCCATGTGCGACAACGCCCCAATAACCTCCATAAAAAAGCATCCTGCTTTTGACAGGATGCTCAAAAAAATACACGACACATTACCGGTCTATCGACCCCAGCACTTTTTTTGAAAAATGATTCAGCGCATCTGATTCCCGCATACCGCTCTTCACCAGTTCATGCACTTCGATCGCTCCGCACAGGTTGGTGATCAGTTCACCCGCCACGTCAAGTTCCTCGTCTTTTACATTCATTTCGCAAAATGCTTCCAGCACTTCCACCGTTGCCTGCAACTTCTCTGGAGGAGCCGCCTGGTATAATTTTCTAATTATTGGTAATTTCATTAAATAATTCATTTAAAGATGCAGCCTGGTTTGTTTGCACCTGGTTTAACAACTGGCCATTCTTAAAAGCGGCAAAAGTAGGGAGGTTGTCCACCTTCGCCAGTTTCCGGGATTCCGGCAACTTTTCAGCGTCCACATAAATAAACGCAACACCTTCATTTTCGCTGGCCAGCTTTTTAAACTTGGGCTTCATGATCCGGCAGTTACCACACCAGCCGGCACCGTACTGCACCATCACTTTCTCATTATCGGCAACCAGCTGCTGTAAATTATCTTCACTCAATTCTACGTACATGATCGTTCTTTTTAATTCTTACTAAAATAAGCGGCCACACCTTCGCGATCGGCGTTCATGGCTTTTTTACCTTCTTCCCAGTTTGCCGGGCACACTTCACCGTGTTTTTGCACATGTGCATACGCATCAATTAACCGCAGGTATTCCTGGACGTTTCGTCCCACGGGCATGTCATTTACGCTTTCATGAAACACTTTACCCTCTTCATCAATAAGATAAGTAGCGCGGTAGCTTACATTGGATCCGCTCAGCTTTACTTCCCCGGTTTCATCATTCACCTCGTAATCAGCATCCAGGATACCCAGTTCACCCGCCAGGTAACGGTGCGTATCGGCAAGGATCGGGTAGGTTACGCCTTCAATTCCGCCATTGTCCTTGGGTGTATTTAACCAGGCGAAATGTACTTCTGCGGTATCGCAGGATGCGCCAATAACAAGCGTATTACGTTTTTCAAACTCCTGGATAGCTTCCTGAAAAGCGTGCAGTTCTGTGGGACATACAAACGTAAAGTCCTTGGGATACCAGAACAGCAATACTTTCTTTTTATTTTCTACGGCCTCTTTGTATACATCGATCTTCAACGCATCTCCCATTTCAGACATCGCGTCAATGGCCACACTAGGGAACTTCTTTCCTACTAAAGACATACTTTCTGTTTTAT
The sequence above is a segment of the Niabella agricola genome. Coding sequences within it:
- a CDS encoding peroxiredoxin — protein: MSLVGKKFPSVAIDAMSEMGDALKIDVYKEAVENKKKVLLFWYPKDFTFVCPTELHAFQEAIQEFEKRNTLVIGASCDTAEVHFAWLNTPKDNGGIEGVTYPILADTHRYLAGELGILDADYEVNDETGEVKLSGSNVSYRATYLIDEEGKVFHESVNDMPVGRNVQEYLRLIDAYAHVQKHGEVCPANWEEGKKAMNADREGVAAYFSKN
- a CDS encoding C40 family peptidase; the encoded protein is MMKPPLTFFIVLLLFLSACTASKKTRQSAAPNAAVTDPSEPSRPMPDMPAALSIDRPLPIDRKAFIAYAKSFLGTPYKYGSADPDKGFDCSGFLYHIFQHYRVKSPRSSYNYEHAGREISPQKALPGDLILFRGENSRRIGHIGIITATEAPLSFIHAAGTGSGVIISTFSGYYKKQFVKIIRVLE
- a CDS encoding tetratricopeptide repeat protein — protein: MKARFLYLLNLMVLPLLAQNGNNFIKQGNEYYKAGKMEEAVKAYDKAMDGSQKYIALMNKGNALYRLKKQEEAIKIYEQVATSRQTSEELRSGAYYNTGVVYSNQNKLEESIEAYKNALRFNSKDTKARENLQKALLERKKQSGGGGGQDKKEDENRKPDKSRLNQHQAQNQLNKLENKEKNTQQRISEDKSQYGTSNEKDW
- a CDS encoding nuclear transport factor 2 family protein, with translation MRIRFFAFFLAMTLASGTTLLAQGKSTRQVEAAVKKLTKAMLDSDIPVLSALASEQLTYGHSSGKVQNKAEFLESFKTGASDFTKIDIKDQTVYIVNNTAIVRHLLDADTNDNKQPGHTTLKIMTVWTKAGSQWVLIARQAVKAQ
- a CDS encoding VWA domain-containing protein; this encodes MNFEFQYVYFIWLSAAVLLFLLLFSAVKRWKKRTIRKIGEPALVKSMIRGYSPFRFNLKFILLCLAFLMGVLCTMSLRKPGGDDGIRREGIDVVFALDLSKSMLAQDVKPSRLLLAKQFISKMMDAMPNNRIGLVWFAGKAYIQMPISADHSAAQIYVNDASPDVVPVKGTVIGDALEESLKTFGEREAKFKAVILISDGEDHDEKALELSKEMQKRGLMVNTVGIGSPEGTYIPDDSTGGNKLDPQTGQPIVSKLNQKELQQIAANTNGVYVHLTDIDAAIKSINAQLAQIDKKVTGDTNLMSFSYYFWVFAAAMLLLLVAEQLLPEGKKTKE
- a CDS encoding DUF4861 domain-containing protein, with the translated sequence MKGFFFTIAVAVGAAVSAQTKTIEVINPSAIERQDELVVLKRAWIKRKLPALKEGQYLLITDKKTPQLVQFDDLDGDGNWDEAVLLLNLAPRQKKVLSIAASDRPAAIKAAVRAYVRQKHRLPDNNFGNNVMADTMPYNNVPTDFSKQQLPPYLTEGPAWENDKVGFRKYFDIRNANDIWGKRVPQMVLDEVGTHPGNSYHNLSDWGMDILKVGKSLGAGALALRTKVKGNDSLFRFGRNVQQTVYRQLSSGPLRAVFEIQYKNWNYLPDATPINVTEQISIWGGQYFFENKVTFSNLPANASLVTGTIDFYSKQDYRINRSGIAGLYTYDQQSENKDQLGLGILTAASNVKTWGHITTANTDVTNVFTLDMKISAGRPVVYRYYVGWELTDKAFATQQGFEKMMRREAEKFTKPLVVR
- a CDS encoding DUF6952 family protein, which translates into the protein MKLPIIRKLYQAAPPEKLQATVEVLEAFCEMNVKDEELDVAGELITNLCGAIEVHELVKSGMRESDALNHFSKKVLGSIDR
- a CDS encoding thioredoxin family protein, producing MYVELSEDNLQQLVADNEKVMVQYGAGWCGNCRIMKPKFKKLASENEGVAFIYVDAEKLPESRKLAKVDNLPTFAAFKNGQLLNQVQTNQAASLNELFNEITNN